In Pseudobacteroides sp., one DNA window encodes the following:
- a CDS encoding tRNA 2-thiocytidine biosynthesis TtcA family protein, translating into MIREGDRIAVGVSGGKDSLTLLVALRQLQEFYPEKFHLEAITITMGIGDFDLTPVRELCRNIGVNYTVEETVIGKIIFEERKEKNPCSLCANMRRGALHNITKALGCNKIALAHHRDDAIETLLLSTFYEGRLHTFSPVTYLDRKDLYMIRPLIYTEEKEVRAFVKEYGLTIVKSPCHIDGYTKRQDIKTMLKEMTKEKRDIKSNIFGAIKRSGIDGWKE; encoded by the coding sequence ATGATAAGGGAAGGTGATAGAATAGCGGTAGGTGTATCGGGCGGCAAGGACAGCTTGACACTGCTTGTTGCCTTAAGGCAGCTTCAGGAGTTTTATCCTGAAAAGTTTCACTTGGAAGCAATCACTATTACCATGGGAATCGGTGACTTTGACCTGACCCCTGTGAGGGAATTATGCAGAAATATTGGGGTAAACTATACTGTGGAAGAGACTGTTATAGGCAAAATAATATTTGAAGAGAGGAAGGAGAAAAATCCCTGTTCTCTTTGTGCGAACATGAGAAGAGGGGCCCTTCACAACATTACAAAAGCACTTGGATGCAACAAAATTGCACTTGCACATCATAGAGATGATGCAATTGAAACTTTATTGTTAAGTACTTTTTATGAAGGACGTTTACACACATTTTCGCCTGTAACATACCTTGACCGAAAGGATCTTTACATGATAAGACCACTAATCTACACAGAGGAAAAGGAAGTGAGGGCATTTGTAAAGGAGTATGGACTTACCATAGTAAAAAGCCCCTGCCATATTGATGGCTATACCAAGAGGCAGGACATTAAAACAATGCTGAAAGAAATGACAAAGGAGAAAAGGGATATCAAATCCAATATTTTCGGTGCTATTAAGAGATCCGGCATTGATGGTTGGAAAGAATGA